A genomic window from Archaeoglobus neptunius includes:
- the lonB gene encoding ATP-dependent protease LonB, whose product MSDEIAEILGGLEFESTRDVSVPERLIDQVIGQDHAVEAIRKAAVQKRHVMLIGSPGTGKSMLAKAMAELLPKEELEDILVYPNPQDPNQPKIRLVPAGKGREIVEAYKEEAMKKAQARNFIIFTLVFLVIGYTIITNPANLIWGIIAAVLILMMSRYFVPREDRNVPKLLVDNSEKVTAPFEDATGAHAGALFGDVRHDPFQSGGLETPAHERVEAGAIHRAHKGVLYIDEINTLTIESQQKLLTALQEKKFPITGQSERSSGAMVRTEPVLCDFILVAAGNLDALMGMHPALRSRIEGYGYEIYMNDTMPDTPENRRKLVRFVAQEVVKDGKIPHFDRYAVAEIIKEARRRAGRRNHLTLRLRELGGLIRTAGDIAKSEGSDTVRVEHVLMAKKIAKTIEEQLADKYIERRKDYKLFLTEGYEVGRVNGLAVIGESAGIVLPIIAEVTPSMSKSEGRVIATGRLQEIAKEAVINVSAIIKKYTGRDISNMDVHIQFVGTYEGVEGDSASISVATAVISAIEGIPIDQSVAMTGSLSVKGEVLPVGGVTQKIEAAIQAGIRKVVIPKDNTDDVLLDAEHEGKIEVIPVSRIDEVLEHVLLEGEKKERLISKFRELAVAV is encoded by the coding sequence ATGAGTGACGAAATAGCTGAAATCCTCGGTGGGTTGGAATTTGAATCGACCAGGGATGTATCGGTACCTGAAAGGCTGATTGATCAGGTTATTGGCCAGGATCACGCAGTAGAAGCTATAAGAAAAGCTGCAGTTCAGAAAAGGCATGTAATGCTCATAGGCTCACCAGGTACCGGAAAATCGATGCTGGCAAAGGCGATGGCAGAGCTGCTCCCGAAGGAGGAGCTGGAAGATATCCTGGTTTACCCAAATCCACAGGACCCAAATCAACCGAAAATAAGGCTTGTCCCAGCAGGTAAGGGCAGAGAGATCGTCGAGGCCTACAAGGAGGAGGCAATGAAAAAAGCTCAGGCGAGGAACTTCATAATATTCACGCTTGTTTTTCTGGTAATCGGCTACACCATCATCACAAATCCTGCAAACCTGATATGGGGTATAATTGCTGCAGTGCTAATACTGATGATGTCCCGCTATTTCGTCCCCAGAGAAGACAGAAACGTTCCAAAACTGCTGGTTGACAACTCTGAGAAAGTCACCGCTCCGTTTGAGGATGCCACCGGGGCCCATGCCGGAGCTCTGTTTGGAGACGTCAGACACGATCCCTTCCAGAGCGGTGGTCTGGAAACTCCAGCACATGAGAGGGTGGAGGCGGGGGCAATTCACAGGGCCCACAAAGGTGTACTTTACATCGATGAGATCAACACGTTGACTATCGAATCTCAGCAGAAGCTCCTGACAGCATTACAGGAAAAGAAGTTTCCAATTACCGGTCAGAGCGAAAGAAGCAGCGGGGCTATGGTCAGAACCGAACCGGTACTCTGTGATTTCATTCTCGTAGCTGCGGGCAATCTCGATGCTCTGATGGGCATGCATCCGGCGTTGAGGAGCAGAATTGAGGGCTATGGCTACGAGATTTACATGAACGACACAATGCCAGACACTCCCGAAAACAGAAGGAAGCTTGTGAGATTCGTTGCCCAGGAGGTCGTTAAAGACGGTAAGATTCCACATTTCGACAGATATGCTGTCGCTGAGATAATCAAAGAAGCAAGGAGAAGAGCTGGAAGAAGAAATCATCTGACCTTAAGACTGAGAGAGCTTGGTGGACTTATCAGAACTGCCGGAGATATTGCCAAAAGTGAGGGTTCAGACACCGTCAGAGTCGAACACGTGCTGATGGCAAAAAAGATCGCAAAGACGATTGAGGAACAGCTCGCTGACAAATACATCGAGAGAAGGAAGGACTACAAGCTGTTCCTGACAGAGGGATACGAAGTGGGGAGAGTGAACGGGCTTGCGGTGATAGGCGAGTCTGCAGGAATCGTTCTGCCAATAATCGCAGAAGTGACACCATCAATGAGCAAATCAGAGGGCAGGGTTATAGCAACAGGAAGGCTTCAGGAGATTGCAAAGGAGGCTGTGATAAACGTCTCTGCCATAATTAAAAAGTACACCGGAAGGGATATCTCAAACATGGACGTACACATCCAGTTTGTAGGAACGTACGAGGGTGTTGAAGGTGATTCGGCCAGTATAAGTGTGGCAACAGCCGTTATTTCAGCAATAGAGGGTATCCCGATAGACCAGTCTGTTGCGATGACAGGAAGCCTGTCCGTGAAGGGAGAGGTGTTGCCGGTGGGTGGCGTTACTCAAAAAATCGAAGCCGCAATTCAGGCAGGAATCAGGAAGGTCGTCATTCCGAAGGACAACACAGACGACGTGCTGCTTGATGCTGAGCACGAAGGAAAGATAGAGGTAATACCTGTTTCAAGAATTGATGAGGTTCTGGAACATGTACTTTTGGAGGGGGAGAAAAAGGAGAGACTGATTAGCAAGTTCAGGGAGCTTGCTGTCGCAGTTTAA
- a CDS encoding helix-turn-helix transcriptional regulator — protein MTEFQIVDTREEILKILEERGAVLQKDLWKELNIDSSKCSRILRKLEKEGLIRRVEVVVDGVKTFKIVPAGAEEEEEEEEFDLKAVLDRVEEVTGLPPCFACTETDCEATKCIKLEVWYLGRCRMLG, from the coding sequence ATGACCGAGTTTCAGATAGTGGATACGAGAGAAGAAATACTGAAGATTCTCGAAGAGAGAGGAGCAGTTCTGCAAAAAGACCTGTGGAAAGAACTGAACATTGACAGCAGCAAATGTTCGAGGATTCTGAGAAAACTGGAAAAAGAGGGGCTCATAAGGAGAGTCGAGGTCGTTGTTGACGGTGTCAAAACCTTCAAAATAGTTCCGGCTGGTGCAGAGGAAGAGGAAGAGGAAGAAGAATTTGACCTCAAGGCGGTGCTGGACAGAGTTGAGGAGGTCACAGGACTCCCTCCCTGTTTCGCATGCACCGAGACTGACTGCGAAGCAACCAAGTGTATTAAACTTGAGGTGTGGTATTTGGGAAGGTGTAGAATGCTGGGTTAG
- a CDS encoding LSM domain-containing protein: MLPNQMVRSLIGKIIRVEMKGEENQLVGRLEGVDDYMNLYLTNATECRGDEKLRNLGEIVLRGNNVVLIQPQEE; this comes from the coding sequence GTGCTTCCGAACCAGATGGTGAGATCACTGATAGGAAAAATAATTAGGGTCGAAATGAAGGGTGAGGAAAACCAGTTGGTAGGCAGACTTGAAGGGGTCGATGACTACATGAATCTGTACCTTACAAATGCCACCGAGTGCAGGGGAGACGAAAAGCTGAGGAACCTTGGCGAGATAGTGCTAAGAGGCAATAACGTCGTTTTAATCCAGCCACAAGAAGAATGA
- a CDS encoding NAD-dependent epimerase/dehydratase family protein: MIVVTGGAGFIGSHVVDRLVESDDIIIIDNFSSGKPVFVNKEAQLVRADLTSDDIGMYFKGADEVWHIAANPDVRVGAENPDEIYRNNVLATYRVLEAMRKAEVSRIIFTSTSTVYGEAKVIPTPEDYSCHPISIYGASKLACEALIESYCHTFEMQAWIYRFANVIGKRSTHGVIYDFIMKLRRNPDELEILGNGEQNKSYIYISDCVDAMFAGLKANERVNIFNIGSEDQVKVRRIAEIVCEELGLTPVFRFTGGERGWKGDVPVMLLDIGRLKALGWRPKYSSEEAVRMAVRDLLNE; the protein is encoded by the coding sequence ATGATCGTGGTAACCGGTGGAGCAGGGTTTATAGGGAGTCATGTGGTCGACAGGCTGGTAGAATCCGACGATATAATAATTATAGACAATTTCTCAAGTGGAAAGCCTGTGTTTGTGAACAAGGAGGCACAGTTGGTCAGAGCGGATTTAACCTCTGATGATATAGGGATGTACTTTAAAGGTGCAGATGAGGTATGGCACATTGCAGCAAACCCGGATGTTAGGGTTGGGGCCGAGAATCCTGACGAAATCTACAGAAATAATGTTCTTGCAACCTACAGGGTTCTCGAGGCTATGAGGAAGGCGGAGGTGAGCAGGATTATTTTCACGTCAACCTCAACGGTCTATGGTGAGGCAAAGGTAATCCCAACACCTGAAGACTACTCCTGTCATCCCATAAGCATTTATGGGGCATCTAAACTGGCGTGTGAGGCTTTAATAGAATCTTACTGCCATACCTTTGAGATGCAGGCGTGGATCTACAGATTCGCCAACGTTATTGGAAAGAGGAGCACGCACGGAGTGATATATGATTTCATAATGAAGCTGAGGAGAAATCCAGATGAGCTGGAGATTCTGGGAAACGGTGAGCAGAATAAATCCTATATCTATATAAGTGACTGCGTTGATGCCATGTTTGCAGGATTAAAGGCCAATGAGAGAGTCAACATTTTCAACATAGGCAGTGAGGATCAGGTTAAGGTCAGGAGGATAGCGGAGATCGTTTGTGAGGAGCTGGGATTAACTCCCGTGTTCAGATTTACCGGTGGGGAGAGGGGATGGAAGGGAGATGTGCCTGTAATGCTTCTGGATATCGGGAGGCTGAAAGCTTTGGGATGGAGACCAAAGTACAGCAGTGAAGAGGCTGTTAGAATGGCGGTTAGAGATCTGTTAAATGAATAG
- a CDS encoding DUF1614 domain-containing protein, whose translation MRDYLFPPLILPLFLLLIVVPLFLVLFIFTGTTVFQVVFGVDGQTAMTIFFFILVGSFINIPVYEKEGVVYETRYRIFGLMYAVRRKQKMVIAVNLGGCVFPSILAVKAMMDLFRHLPPDAWLIVFLLSTAIIYSFARPVPSVGIVVPMLVPPLSAAFFGFLVLILFGKPLILLPKLAFSTGVLSALFGADILHLKDLDKIGSGVVSIGGAGTFDGIFLTGIFAVVFSVLFI comes from the coding sequence ATGAGGGATTACCTCTTTCCCCCTCTAATTCTTCCCCTGTTTCTGCTGCTTATAGTGGTACCGCTCTTTCTCGTACTATTCATATTCACCGGCACAACTGTTTTTCAGGTCGTTTTCGGTGTTGATGGTCAGACTGCCATGACGATATTCTTCTTCATACTGGTTGGCAGTTTCATAAACATCCCCGTTTACGAAAAGGAGGGTGTTGTATACGAAACGAGGTACAGAATTTTCGGCCTGATGTATGCAGTGAGGAGAAAACAGAAAATGGTTATAGCCGTAAATCTGGGAGGGTGCGTTTTTCCTTCAATTCTTGCAGTTAAGGCCATGATGGATCTTTTCAGGCATTTACCTCCTGATGCATGGCTGATCGTCTTTCTTCTCAGCACAGCCATAATCTACAGCTTTGCCAGACCCGTTCCGAGTGTTGGGATCGTCGTCCCCATGCTTGTTCCTCCACTCTCAGCAGCGTTCTTTGGATTTTTAGTACTGATTCTTTTCGGAAAGCCACTTATACTGCTGCCAAAGCTCGCATTTTCAACAGGAGTTTTATCCGCCCTTTTCGGGGCAGATATACTCCATCTGAAAGACCTTGACAAAATAGGTTCGGGCGTCGTAAGCATTGGTGGAGCTGGAACCTTCGATGGAATATTCCTGACAGGTATCTTTGCCGTCGTTTTCTCGGTTCTATTCATTTAA
- a CDS encoding PRC-barrel domain-containing protein, with translation MYVPAKSLARKSVVLTDGTVVGTLYNITVDFKTGSIVNLLVKPQNEVPDFKKEEGLYIIPFECVRSLKDFIVVDRRRVR, from the coding sequence ATGTACGTTCCTGCAAAAAGTCTGGCCCGCAAATCAGTTGTGCTGACTGATGGAACTGTGGTTGGTACTCTCTACAACATAACGGTTGACTTTAAGACTGGAAGTATTGTAAACCTGCTGGTAAAGCCCCAAAACGAGGTACCGGACTTTAAAAAGGAGGAGGGGCTCTACATAATTCCATTTGAGTGTGTGAGATCCCTTAAGGATTTCATAGTGGTGGATAGAAGAAGAGTCAGATGA
- a CDS encoding polyprenyl synthetase family protein, which produces MLKDEIAKRADVINEAIAKYLPELEPEGLYRAARHLIKAGGKRLRPVISLLVAEALGKDYRKILPAAVSVETIHNFTLVHDDIMDRDEMRRGVPTVHRVYGEATAILAGDTLFAEAFKLLTRCDVEKRDIVRAVERLSEVCIKICEGQYMDMSFEGRDKVSEEEYMQMIKLKTGVLIAAAASIPAILFGESEEVVNSLWDYGILSGMAFQIHDDLLDLTEETGKDWGSDLLKGKKTLIVIKAFERGVELKTFGKERAEEEEIREDIDKLKECGAVDYAMTKSRELADIAKEKLNVLPDNDAKNLLVELTEYLVTRRK; this is translated from the coding sequence ATGCTGAAGGATGAAATTGCTAAAAGAGCGGATGTCATAAACGAGGCAATTGCCAAATACCTCCCCGAGCTTGAGCCGGAAGGACTTTACAGAGCCGCAAGACATCTGATAAAGGCGGGAGGAAAGAGGCTGAGACCTGTAATCAGCTTGCTGGTAGCGGAAGCACTGGGAAAGGATTACAGGAAAATTCTACCCGCTGCTGTTAGTGTTGAAACTATCCACAACTTCACCCTTGTCCACGACGACATAATGGACAGAGATGAGATGAGGAGGGGTGTTCCTACGGTCCACAGGGTTTACGGAGAGGCTACTGCAATTCTCGCCGGTGATACCCTTTTTGCCGAGGCTTTCAAGCTGCTCACCAGGTGTGATGTTGAGAAACGTGATATCGTCAGGGCTGTGGAGAGGCTGTCCGAGGTGTGCATAAAGATTTGTGAAGGTCAGTATATGGATATGAGCTTTGAGGGCAGGGATAAAGTGTCCGAAGAGGAGTACATGCAGATGATAAAACTCAAAACGGGTGTCCTGATTGCTGCTGCGGCTTCCATACCTGCAATTCTTTTCGGAGAAAGTGAAGAGGTCGTTAACAGCCTGTGGGACTATGGAATACTGAGTGGAATGGCATTTCAGATCCACGATGATCTGCTGGACTTAACGGAGGAAACCGGAAAGGATTGGGGAAGCGACCTTCTGAAGGGTAAAAAGACCCTGATCGTAATAAAAGCCTTTGAAAGGGGTGTGGAGCTGAAGACATTTGGTAAAGAGAGAGCGGAGGAAGAGGAAATCCGGGAAGACATCGACAAGCTGAAAGAGTGTGGAGCTGTTGACTACGCAATGACCAAATCGAGAGAATTAGCAGATATCGCAAAAGAGAAGTTAAATGTTCTTCCCGACAACGATGCAAAGAATCTGCTTGTTGAACTGACCGAATACCTTGTCACAAGAAGGAAGTGA